One Doryrhamphus excisus isolate RoL2022-K1 chromosome 17, RoL_Dexc_1.0, whole genome shotgun sequence genomic region harbors:
- the LOC131105410 gene encoding protein MTSS 1-like isoform X7 — MEAVIEKDCSALGGLFQTLIGDMKSSYPVWEDFIAKAGKLQSQLRASVLALAAFLDAFQKVADLATNSRGGTRDIGSALTRMCMRHRSIEAKFKQFSMTFLEALINPLQDQMEEWKRGVNTLDKDHAKEYKRARQEIKKKSSDTLKLQKKAKKGRGDILPQLDSAMQDVSDKYILLEDIEKHALRKALIEERQRFCCFVAMLRPVVDEEISMLGEVTHLQAISEDLKSLTSDPHKLPPASEQVILDLKGADYTWSYQTPPSSPSTTTSRKSSMCSSTLSQQAPARLSSISSHDSGFISSSLDQYASSKSSSPMPTESKPCASSSSSDVSECGQLHGDFTSEPHSLAAAATPPHTADQQLSNGFDHHGPANPPCNGVSLCSSTTFPSFPPSSTSSSCPTPSWSRPASALLPDFPHHCPMGSLMVPSSRVPSWKDWAKPGPYDQPMVNTLRKKKDKGPPAVVDYNGGTGTESTAPQNLSTRTPTPTPTPAPAELQTPQKASVQGRNRTAPVEAAEFEAQDELALALSRGLELDTQRSSRDSIQCSSGYNTQTNTPCCSEDTIPSQVSDYDYFSMAGDQEPELQHSDFDKSSTIPRNSDLGQSYRRMFQTKRPASTAGLPSAQGPYPAQAGYPDGSHPSTPTHMGTLTATGPYPPTPTGNSHHGFYSGSHNSSGSYSTGHGPIIVTPGVATIRRTPSSKPSSRRAGSLVGAGPVSVRTSVIPVKIPTVPDMPGVVNGSRSGEELGRQSSDSLAFPGGEKAGTLPVASWSGQASTNPPTTPLSHQLAQQHPHSEPGGDEAGVGADGNMLMAIRKGVKLKRTLTNDRSAPRVA; from the exons ATGGAGGCTGTTATCGAAAAGGACTGCAGCGCGCTTGGAGGACTCTTCCAAACGCTTATCGGAGACATGAAG AGCAGCTACCCTGTTTGGGAGGACTTCATCGCCAAGGCTGGCAAACTGCAGTCCCAACTGAG GGCTAGCGTGCTTGCCTTGGCTGCCTTCTTGGATGCTTTTCAGAAAGTGGCTGACCTGGCTACCAATTCAAGAG GAGGAACGAGAGACATCGGATCAGCTCTGACCAGGATGTGCATGAGACATCGCAGCATCGAAGCTAAATTCAAACAGTTCTCCAT GACCTTCCTGGAGGCTCTGATCAACCCCCTACAAGATCAAATGGAGGAGTGGAAAAGAGGCGTCAACACCTTGGACAAGGACCATGCCAAAG AATATAAGAGAGCTCGACAGGAGATCAAGAAAAAGTCATCAGACACGCTGAAGCTTCAGAAGAAAGCAAAGAAAG GTCGCGGCGATATCCTGCCCCAGTTGGACAGCGCAATGCAGGATGTCAGCGATAAATACATTCTTTTGGAAGATATTGAGAAGCACGCCCTGAGGAAGGCCCTCATAGAGGAGAGACAGAGGTTCTGCTGCTTTGTAGCCATGCTGCGGCCCGTGGTG GATGAAGAGATTTCGATGTTGGGAGAGGTCACCCATCTGCAGGCAATCTCTGAAGACCTCAAATCTCTGACCTCAGACCCGCACAAGCTTCCCCCAGCCAGTGAACAA GTCATCTTGGACCTGAAAGGTGCAGACTATACTTGGTCGTACCAAACTCCACCCTCTTCACCCAGCACCACGACGTCCAGGAAGTCCAGCATGTGCAG CTCCACGCTGTCCCAGCAGGCCCCGGCCCGCCTCTCCAGCATCTCCTCCCACGACTCTGGCTTCATCTCGTCATCGCTCGACCAGTACGCATCTTCCAAGTCGTCCTCGCCGATGCCCACTGAAAGCAAG CCTTGTGCCAGTTCCAGCTCCTCTGATGTGTCAGAGTGTGGGCAGCTTCACGGGGACTTCACCAGTGAACCCCATTCCCTAGCAGCTGCCGCCACACCTCCGCACACTGCTGACCAG CAGCTCTCCAATGGCTTTGACCACCACGGCCCAGCCAACCCCCCCTGCAATGGTGTGAGCCTGTGCTCCAGCACAaccttcccttccttccctccatcctccacttcctcctcctgccCCACACCATCATGGTCACGTCCCGCCTCAGCACTGCTGCCAGACTTCCCCCACCACTGCCCGATGGGCTCTCTCATGGTGCCTTCCTCTCGCGTCCCCAGCTGGAAG GACTGGGCAAAGCCAGGACCATATGACCAGCCCATGGTCAACACACTGCGCAAGAAGAAAGACAAGGGGCCACCAGCTGTAGTGGACTATAATGGTGGTACGGGCACTGAAAGCACTGCACCGCAAAACCTTTCAACCCGTACCCCTACCCCAACCCCTACCCCAGCTCCAGCTGAATTGCAGACGCCCCAAAAAGCTTCAGTCCAAGGGAGGAACAGGACAGCACCAGTTGAG GCTGCTGAATTTGAGGCCCAGGATGAACTGGCTCTAGCCCTATCAAGAGGCCTGGAACTGGACACACAGAGGTCCAGTCGGGACTCAATACAGTGCTCAAGCGGATACAACACTCAGACCAACACACCCTGCTGCTCTGAGGACACAATACCCTCCCAAG TGTCAGATTATGACTATTTCTCCATGGCTGGGGACCAGGAGCCTGAGCTGCAGCACTCCGACTTTGACAAGTCATCCACCATCCCCAGAAACAGCGATCTCGGCCAGTCCTACCGACGCATGTTTCAGACCAAGCGGCCTGCCTCAACGGCCGGCCTGCCAAGCGCACAGGGTCCTTATCCGGCACAGGCGGGCTACCCCGATGGATCTCATCCCTCCACACCCACCCACATGGGGACGCTTACCGCCACTGGTCCTTATCCTCCTACTCCGACAG GCAATTCACATCATGGCTTTTACTCTGGATCCCACAATTCCTCTGGCTCCTATTCCACGGGGCACGGTCCAATCATTGTTACCCCTGGCGTCGCCACAATCCGCCGCACTCCCTCCTCAAAACCCTCGTCCCGCCGTGCAGGCTCACTTGTAGGTGCAGGTCCGGTTTCTGTTCGCACAAGCGTCATCCCGGTCAAAATTCCAACCGTGCCTGACATGCCGGGGGTGGTGAATGGGAGCAGGAGCGGAGAGGAGCTAGGAAGACAGAGTTCAGATTCTCTCGCATTTCCAGGAGGTGAGAAGGCTGGCACACTGCCCGTGGCGTCTTGGAGCGGTCAGGCTTCGACCAATCCTCCCACCACCCCGCTGTCCCACCAGCTGGCCCAGCAGCACCCTCACAGTGAGCCAGGAGGAGACGAGGCAGGCGTGGGGGCAGATGGCAACATGTTGATGGCCATCCGCAAGGGTGTCAAGCTCAAGAGGACCCTCACCAATGACCGCTCTGCACCCCGCGTTGCGTAA
- the LOC131105410 gene encoding protein MTSS 1-like isoform X8, whose product MEAVIEKDCSALGGLFQTLIGDMKSSYPVWEDFIAKAGKLQSQLRASVLALAAFLDAFQKVADLATNSRGGTRDIGSALTRMCMRHRSIEAKFKQFSMTFLEALINPLQDQMEEWKRGVNTLDKDHAKEYKRARQEIKKKSSDTLKLQKKAKKADTFGRGDILPQLDSAMQDVSDKYILLEDIEKHALRKALIEERQRFCCFVAMLRPVVDEEISMLGEVTHLQAISEDLKSLTSDPHKLPPASEQVILDLKGADYTWSYQTPPSSPSTTTSRKSSMCSLNSANSSDSRGSSGSHSHSPSSSSSSSSSHHLFHNHQTRHRYRSSTLSQQAPARLSSISSHDSGFISSSLDQYASSKSSSPMPTESKPCASSSSSDVSECGQLHGDFTSEPHSLAAAATPPHTADQDWAKPGPYDQPMVNTLRKKKDKGPPAVVDYNGGTGTESTAPQNLSTRTPTPTPTPAPAELQTPQKASVQGRNRTAPVEAAEFEAQDELALALSRGLELDTQRSSRDSIQCSSGYNTQTNTPCCSEDTIPSQVSDYDYFSMAGDQEPELQHSDFDKSSTIPRNSDLGQSYRRMFQTKRPASTAGLPSAQGPYPAQAGYPDGSHPSTPTHMGTLTATGPYPPTPTGNSHHGFYSGSHNSSGSYSTGHGPIIVTPGVATIRRTPSSKPSSRRAGSLVGAGPVSVRTSVIPVKIPTVPDMPGVVNGSRSGEELGRQSSDSLAFPGGEKAGTLPVASWSGQASTNPPTTPLSHQLAQQHPHSEPGGDEAGVGADGNMLMAIRKGVKLKRTLTNDRSAPRVA is encoded by the exons ATGGAGGCTGTTATCGAAAAGGACTGCAGCGCGCTTGGAGGACTCTTCCAAACGCTTATCGGAGACATGAAG AGCAGCTACCCTGTTTGGGAGGACTTCATCGCCAAGGCTGGCAAACTGCAGTCCCAACTGAG GGCTAGCGTGCTTGCCTTGGCTGCCTTCTTGGATGCTTTTCAGAAAGTGGCTGACCTGGCTACCAATTCAAGAG GAGGAACGAGAGACATCGGATCAGCTCTGACCAGGATGTGCATGAGACATCGCAGCATCGAAGCTAAATTCAAACAGTTCTCCAT GACCTTCCTGGAGGCTCTGATCAACCCCCTACAAGATCAAATGGAGGAGTGGAAAAGAGGCGTCAACACCTTGGACAAGGACCATGCCAAAG AATATAAGAGAGCTCGACAGGAGATCAAGAAAAAGTCATCAGACACGCTGAAGCTTCAGAAGAAAGCAAAGAAAG CTGACACTTTTG GTCGCGGCGATATCCTGCCCCAGTTGGACAGCGCAATGCAGGATGTCAGCGATAAATACATTCTTTTGGAAGATATTGAGAAGCACGCCCTGAGGAAGGCCCTCATAGAGGAGAGACAGAGGTTCTGCTGCTTTGTAGCCATGCTGCGGCCCGTGGTG GATGAAGAGATTTCGATGTTGGGAGAGGTCACCCATCTGCAGGCAATCTCTGAAGACCTCAAATCTCTGACCTCAGACCCGCACAAGCTTCCCCCAGCCAGTGAACAA GTCATCTTGGACCTGAAAGGTGCAGACTATACTTGGTCGTACCAAACTCCACCCTCTTCACCCAGCACCACGACGTCCAGGAAGTCCAGCATGTGCAG TCTGAACAGTGCTAACAGTAGCGACTCCAGGGGATCCAGTGGCTCTCACTCTCAttctccttcctcctcttcttcctcctcttcctcacacCACCTCTTCCACAACCATCAAACCCGCCACCGGTACCGCAGCTCCACGCTGTCCCAGCAGGCCCCGGCCCGCCTCTCCAGCATCTCCTCCCACGACTCTGGCTTCATCTCGTCATCGCTCGACCAGTACGCATCTTCCAAGTCGTCCTCGCCGATGCCCACTGAAAGCAAG CCTTGTGCCAGTTCCAGCTCCTCTGATGTGTCAGAGTGTGGGCAGCTTCACGGGGACTTCACCAGTGAACCCCATTCCCTAGCAGCTGCCGCCACACCTCCGCACACTGCTGACCAG GACTGGGCAAAGCCAGGACCATATGACCAGCCCATGGTCAACACACTGCGCAAGAAGAAAGACAAGGGGCCACCAGCTGTAGTGGACTATAATGGTGGTACGGGCACTGAAAGCACTGCACCGCAAAACCTTTCAACCCGTACCCCTACCCCAACCCCTACCCCAGCTCCAGCTGAATTGCAGACGCCCCAAAAAGCTTCAGTCCAAGGGAGGAACAGGACAGCACCAGTTGAG GCTGCTGAATTTGAGGCCCAGGATGAACTGGCTCTAGCCCTATCAAGAGGCCTGGAACTGGACACACAGAGGTCCAGTCGGGACTCAATACAGTGCTCAAGCGGATACAACACTCAGACCAACACACCCTGCTGCTCTGAGGACACAATACCCTCCCAAG TGTCAGATTATGACTATTTCTCCATGGCTGGGGACCAGGAGCCTGAGCTGCAGCACTCCGACTTTGACAAGTCATCCACCATCCCCAGAAACAGCGATCTCGGCCAGTCCTACCGACGCATGTTTCAGACCAAGCGGCCTGCCTCAACGGCCGGCCTGCCAAGCGCACAGGGTCCTTATCCGGCACAGGCGGGCTACCCCGATGGATCTCATCCCTCCACACCCACCCACATGGGGACGCTTACCGCCACTGGTCCTTATCCTCCTACTCCGACAG GCAATTCACATCATGGCTTTTACTCTGGATCCCACAATTCCTCTGGCTCCTATTCCACGGGGCACGGTCCAATCATTGTTACCCCTGGCGTCGCCACAATCCGCCGCACTCCCTCCTCAAAACCCTCGTCCCGCCGTGCAGGCTCACTTGTAGGTGCAGGTCCGGTTTCTGTTCGCACAAGCGTCATCCCGGTCAAAATTCCAACCGTGCCTGACATGCCGGGGGTGGTGAATGGGAGCAGGAGCGGAGAGGAGCTAGGAAGACAGAGTTCAGATTCTCTCGCATTTCCAGGAGGTGAGAAGGCTGGCACACTGCCCGTGGCGTCTTGGAGCGGTCAGGCTTCGACCAATCCTCCCACCACCCCGCTGTCCCACCAGCTGGCCCAGCAGCACCCTCACAGTGAGCCAGGAGGAGACGAGGCAGGCGTGGGGGCAGATGGCAACATGTTGATGGCCATCCGCAAGGGTGTCAAGCTCAAGAGGACCCTCACCAATGACCGCTCTGCACCCCGCGTTGCGTAA
- the LOC131105410 gene encoding protein MTSS 1-like isoform X6, with translation MEAVIEKDCSALGGLFQTLIGDMKSSYPVWEDFIAKAGKLQSQLRASVLALAAFLDAFQKVADLATNSRGGTRDIGSALTRMCMRHRSIEAKFKQFSMTFLEALINPLQDQMEEWKRGVNTLDKDHAKEYKRARQEIKKKSSDTLKLQKKAKKADTFGRGDILPQLDSAMQDVSDKYILLEDIEKHALRKALIEERQRFCCFVAMLRPVVDEEISMLGEVTHLQAISEDLKSLTSDPHKLPPASEQVILDLKGADYTWSYQTPPSSPSTTTSRKSSMCSSTLSQQAPARLSSISSHDSGFISSSLDQYASSKSSSPMPTESKPCASSSSSDVSECGQLHGDFTSEPHSLAAAATPPHTADQQLSNGFDHHGPANPPCNGVSLCSSTTFPSFPPSSTSSSCPTPSWSRPASALLPDFPHHCPMGSLMVPSSRVPSWKDWAKPGPYDQPMVNTLRKKKDKGPPAVVDYNGGTGTESTAPQNLSTRTPTPTPTPAPAELQTPQKASVQGRNRTAPVEAAEFEAQDELALALSRGLELDTQRSSRDSIQCSSGYNTQTNTPCCSEDTIPSQVSDYDYFSMAGDQEPELQHSDFDKSSTIPRNSDLGQSYRRMFQTKRPASTAGLPSAQGPYPAQAGYPDGSHPSTPTHMGTLTATGPYPPTPTGNSHHGFYSGSHNSSGSYSTGHGPIIVTPGVATIRRTPSSKPSSRRAGSLVGAGPVSVRTSVIPVKIPTVPDMPGVVNGSRSGEELGRQSSDSLAFPGGEKAGTLPVASWSGQASTNPPTTPLSHQLAQQHPHSEPGGDEAGVGADGNMLMAIRKGVKLKRTLTNDRSAPRVA, from the exons ATGGAGGCTGTTATCGAAAAGGACTGCAGCGCGCTTGGAGGACTCTTCCAAACGCTTATCGGAGACATGAAG AGCAGCTACCCTGTTTGGGAGGACTTCATCGCCAAGGCTGGCAAACTGCAGTCCCAACTGAG GGCTAGCGTGCTTGCCTTGGCTGCCTTCTTGGATGCTTTTCAGAAAGTGGCTGACCTGGCTACCAATTCAAGAG GAGGAACGAGAGACATCGGATCAGCTCTGACCAGGATGTGCATGAGACATCGCAGCATCGAAGCTAAATTCAAACAGTTCTCCAT GACCTTCCTGGAGGCTCTGATCAACCCCCTACAAGATCAAATGGAGGAGTGGAAAAGAGGCGTCAACACCTTGGACAAGGACCATGCCAAAG AATATAAGAGAGCTCGACAGGAGATCAAGAAAAAGTCATCAGACACGCTGAAGCTTCAGAAGAAAGCAAAGAAAG CTGACACTTTTG GTCGCGGCGATATCCTGCCCCAGTTGGACAGCGCAATGCAGGATGTCAGCGATAAATACATTCTTTTGGAAGATATTGAGAAGCACGCCCTGAGGAAGGCCCTCATAGAGGAGAGACAGAGGTTCTGCTGCTTTGTAGCCATGCTGCGGCCCGTGGTG GATGAAGAGATTTCGATGTTGGGAGAGGTCACCCATCTGCAGGCAATCTCTGAAGACCTCAAATCTCTGACCTCAGACCCGCACAAGCTTCCCCCAGCCAGTGAACAA GTCATCTTGGACCTGAAAGGTGCAGACTATACTTGGTCGTACCAAACTCCACCCTCTTCACCCAGCACCACGACGTCCAGGAAGTCCAGCATGTGCAG CTCCACGCTGTCCCAGCAGGCCCCGGCCCGCCTCTCCAGCATCTCCTCCCACGACTCTGGCTTCATCTCGTCATCGCTCGACCAGTACGCATCTTCCAAGTCGTCCTCGCCGATGCCCACTGAAAGCAAG CCTTGTGCCAGTTCCAGCTCCTCTGATGTGTCAGAGTGTGGGCAGCTTCACGGGGACTTCACCAGTGAACCCCATTCCCTAGCAGCTGCCGCCACACCTCCGCACACTGCTGACCAG CAGCTCTCCAATGGCTTTGACCACCACGGCCCAGCCAACCCCCCCTGCAATGGTGTGAGCCTGTGCTCCAGCACAaccttcccttccttccctccatcctccacttcctcctcctgccCCACACCATCATGGTCACGTCCCGCCTCAGCACTGCTGCCAGACTTCCCCCACCACTGCCCGATGGGCTCTCTCATGGTGCCTTCCTCTCGCGTCCCCAGCTGGAAG GACTGGGCAAAGCCAGGACCATATGACCAGCCCATGGTCAACACACTGCGCAAGAAGAAAGACAAGGGGCCACCAGCTGTAGTGGACTATAATGGTGGTACGGGCACTGAAAGCACTGCACCGCAAAACCTTTCAACCCGTACCCCTACCCCAACCCCTACCCCAGCTCCAGCTGAATTGCAGACGCCCCAAAAAGCTTCAGTCCAAGGGAGGAACAGGACAGCACCAGTTGAG GCTGCTGAATTTGAGGCCCAGGATGAACTGGCTCTAGCCCTATCAAGAGGCCTGGAACTGGACACACAGAGGTCCAGTCGGGACTCAATACAGTGCTCAAGCGGATACAACACTCAGACCAACACACCCTGCTGCTCTGAGGACACAATACCCTCCCAAG TGTCAGATTATGACTATTTCTCCATGGCTGGGGACCAGGAGCCTGAGCTGCAGCACTCCGACTTTGACAAGTCATCCACCATCCCCAGAAACAGCGATCTCGGCCAGTCCTACCGACGCATGTTTCAGACCAAGCGGCCTGCCTCAACGGCCGGCCTGCCAAGCGCACAGGGTCCTTATCCGGCACAGGCGGGCTACCCCGATGGATCTCATCCCTCCACACCCACCCACATGGGGACGCTTACCGCCACTGGTCCTTATCCTCCTACTCCGACAG GCAATTCACATCATGGCTTTTACTCTGGATCCCACAATTCCTCTGGCTCCTATTCCACGGGGCACGGTCCAATCATTGTTACCCCTGGCGTCGCCACAATCCGCCGCACTCCCTCCTCAAAACCCTCGTCCCGCCGTGCAGGCTCACTTGTAGGTGCAGGTCCGGTTTCTGTTCGCACAAGCGTCATCCCGGTCAAAATTCCAACCGTGCCTGACATGCCGGGGGTGGTGAATGGGAGCAGGAGCGGAGAGGAGCTAGGAAGACAGAGTTCAGATTCTCTCGCATTTCCAGGAGGTGAGAAGGCTGGCACACTGCCCGTGGCGTCTTGGAGCGGTCAGGCTTCGACCAATCCTCCCACCACCCCGCTGTCCCACCAGCTGGCCCAGCAGCACCCTCACAGTGAGCCAGGAGGAGACGAGGCAGGCGTGGGGGCAGATGGCAACATGTTGATGGCCATCCGCAAGGGTGTCAAGCTCAAGAGGACCCTCACCAATGACCGCTCTGCACCCCGCGTTGCGTAA
- the LOC131105410 gene encoding protein MTSS 1-like isoform X1, producing MEAVIEKDCSALGGLFQTLIGDMKSSYPVWEDFIAKAGKLQSQLRASVLALAAFLDAFQKVADLATNSRGGTRDIGSALTRMCMRHRSIEAKFKQFSMTFLEALINPLQDQMEEWKRGVNTLDKDHAKEYKRARQEIKKKSSDTLKLQKKAKKADTFGRGDILPQLDSAMQDVSDKYILLEDIEKHALRKALIEERQRFCCFVAMLRPVVDEEISMLGEVTHLQAISEDLKSLTSDPHKLPPASEQVILDLKGADYTWSYQTPPSSPSTTTSRKSSMCSLNSANSSDSRGSSGSHSHSPSSSSSSSSSHHLFHNHQTRHRYRSSTLSQQAPARLSSISSHDSGFISSSLDQYASSKSSSPMPTESKPCASSSSSDVSECGQLHGDFTSEPHSLAAAATPPHTADQQLSNGFDHHGPANPPCNGVSLCSSTTFPSFPPSSTSSSCPTPSWSRPASALLPDFPHHCPMGSLMVPSSRVPSWKDWAKPGPYDQPMVNTLRKKKDKGPPAVVDYNGGTGTESTAPQNLSTRTPTPTPTPAPAELQTPQKASVQGRNRTAPVEAAEFEAQDELALALSRGLELDTQRSSRDSIQCSSGYNTQTNTPCCSEDTIPSQVSDYDYFSMAGDQEPELQHSDFDKSSTIPRNSDLGQSYRRMFQTKRPASTAGLPSAQGPYPAQAGYPDGSHPSTPTHMGTLTATGPYPPTPTGNSHHGFYSGSHNSSGSYSTGHGPIIVTPGVATIRRTPSSKPSSRRAGSLVGAGPVSVRTSVIPVKIPTVPDMPGVVNGSRSGEELGRQSSDSLAFPGGEKAGTLPVASWSGQASTNPPTTPLSHQLAQQHPHSEPGGDEAGVGADGNMLMAIRKGVKLKRTLTNDRSAPRVA from the exons ATGGAGGCTGTTATCGAAAAGGACTGCAGCGCGCTTGGAGGACTCTTCCAAACGCTTATCGGAGACATGAAG AGCAGCTACCCTGTTTGGGAGGACTTCATCGCCAAGGCTGGCAAACTGCAGTCCCAACTGAG GGCTAGCGTGCTTGCCTTGGCTGCCTTCTTGGATGCTTTTCAGAAAGTGGCTGACCTGGCTACCAATTCAAGAG GAGGAACGAGAGACATCGGATCAGCTCTGACCAGGATGTGCATGAGACATCGCAGCATCGAAGCTAAATTCAAACAGTTCTCCAT GACCTTCCTGGAGGCTCTGATCAACCCCCTACAAGATCAAATGGAGGAGTGGAAAAGAGGCGTCAACACCTTGGACAAGGACCATGCCAAAG AATATAAGAGAGCTCGACAGGAGATCAAGAAAAAGTCATCAGACACGCTGAAGCTTCAGAAGAAAGCAAAGAAAG CTGACACTTTTG GTCGCGGCGATATCCTGCCCCAGTTGGACAGCGCAATGCAGGATGTCAGCGATAAATACATTCTTTTGGAAGATATTGAGAAGCACGCCCTGAGGAAGGCCCTCATAGAGGAGAGACAGAGGTTCTGCTGCTTTGTAGCCATGCTGCGGCCCGTGGTG GATGAAGAGATTTCGATGTTGGGAGAGGTCACCCATCTGCAGGCAATCTCTGAAGACCTCAAATCTCTGACCTCAGACCCGCACAAGCTTCCCCCAGCCAGTGAACAA GTCATCTTGGACCTGAAAGGTGCAGACTATACTTGGTCGTACCAAACTCCACCCTCTTCACCCAGCACCACGACGTCCAGGAAGTCCAGCATGTGCAG TCTGAACAGTGCTAACAGTAGCGACTCCAGGGGATCCAGTGGCTCTCACTCTCAttctccttcctcctcttcttcctcctcttcctcacacCACCTCTTCCACAACCATCAAACCCGCCACCGGTACCGCAGCTCCACGCTGTCCCAGCAGGCCCCGGCCCGCCTCTCCAGCATCTCCTCCCACGACTCTGGCTTCATCTCGTCATCGCTCGACCAGTACGCATCTTCCAAGTCGTCCTCGCCGATGCCCACTGAAAGCAAG CCTTGTGCCAGTTCCAGCTCCTCTGATGTGTCAGAGTGTGGGCAGCTTCACGGGGACTTCACCAGTGAACCCCATTCCCTAGCAGCTGCCGCCACACCTCCGCACACTGCTGACCAG CAGCTCTCCAATGGCTTTGACCACCACGGCCCAGCCAACCCCCCCTGCAATGGTGTGAGCCTGTGCTCCAGCACAaccttcccttccttccctccatcctccacttcctcctcctgccCCACACCATCATGGTCACGTCCCGCCTCAGCACTGCTGCCAGACTTCCCCCACCACTGCCCGATGGGCTCTCTCATGGTGCCTTCCTCTCGCGTCCCCAGCTGGAAG GACTGGGCAAAGCCAGGACCATATGACCAGCCCATGGTCAACACACTGCGCAAGAAGAAAGACAAGGGGCCACCAGCTGTAGTGGACTATAATGGTGGTACGGGCACTGAAAGCACTGCACCGCAAAACCTTTCAACCCGTACCCCTACCCCAACCCCTACCCCAGCTCCAGCTGAATTGCAGACGCCCCAAAAAGCTTCAGTCCAAGGGAGGAACAGGACAGCACCAGTTGAG GCTGCTGAATTTGAGGCCCAGGATGAACTGGCTCTAGCCCTATCAAGAGGCCTGGAACTGGACACACAGAGGTCCAGTCGGGACTCAATACAGTGCTCAAGCGGATACAACACTCAGACCAACACACCCTGCTGCTCTGAGGACACAATACCCTCCCAAG TGTCAGATTATGACTATTTCTCCATGGCTGGGGACCAGGAGCCTGAGCTGCAGCACTCCGACTTTGACAAGTCATCCACCATCCCCAGAAACAGCGATCTCGGCCAGTCCTACCGACGCATGTTTCAGACCAAGCGGCCTGCCTCAACGGCCGGCCTGCCAAGCGCACAGGGTCCTTATCCGGCACAGGCGGGCTACCCCGATGGATCTCATCCCTCCACACCCACCCACATGGGGACGCTTACCGCCACTGGTCCTTATCCTCCTACTCCGACAG GCAATTCACATCATGGCTTTTACTCTGGATCCCACAATTCCTCTGGCTCCTATTCCACGGGGCACGGTCCAATCATTGTTACCCCTGGCGTCGCCACAATCCGCCGCACTCCCTCCTCAAAACCCTCGTCCCGCCGTGCAGGCTCACTTGTAGGTGCAGGTCCGGTTTCTGTTCGCACAAGCGTCATCCCGGTCAAAATTCCAACCGTGCCTGACATGCCGGGGGTGGTGAATGGGAGCAGGAGCGGAGAGGAGCTAGGAAGACAGAGTTCAGATTCTCTCGCATTTCCAGGAGGTGAGAAGGCTGGCACACTGCCCGTGGCGTCTTGGAGCGGTCAGGCTTCGACCAATCCTCCCACCACCCCGCTGTCCCACCAGCTGGCCCAGCAGCACCCTCACAGTGAGCCAGGAGGAGACGAGGCAGGCGTGGGGGCAGATGGCAACATGTTGATGGCCATCCGCAAGGGTGTCAAGCTCAAGAGGACCCTCACCAATGACCGCTCTGCACCCCGCGTTGCGTAA